From a region of the Fischerella sp. JS2 genome:
- a CDS encoding sugar transferase, translated as MTTNTLTVTTFKPDLRSAKGTTIQRGLKIRILRVMTLILLDVIALTSAWTLAAYYGTSLESLWAEQISLLMFMLLTAISVIAVKGLYKPGKERRNYFGLIQAVSLADILLLFIAFLYEPDSYVSRSTFLIFWFCSVVFVCCDRFMFDVATKQLRCQGAIRHSVFLITDSQDQKNHIKLIEKENCYTVQGIADPSCLDLVNREATFEYLRKQGITEAFVSWNAIKNRLYVCWHFQTAGIILRILPMETDVCCPKSVFWMLGEVPCMTIPAPIIAGSDFWLKRCFDLICSISLLLLLSPVYLAIAILIKLDSPGPVFFRQNRVGLHGKNFKIWKFRTMVNNAEKLQASLETNNEIKDGVLFKIKNDPRITQIGKFLRLYSLDELPQLLNVLVGEMSLVGPRPLPSRDVERFKTKHFIRQEVLPGITGLWQVSGRSDIDNFEDGVKLDITYIENWSLWLDLKILLETVRVVLRKTGAY; from the coding sequence ATGACTACTAATACTCTCACAGTTACAACTTTTAAACCGGATTTGAGGTCAGCTAAAGGTACTACCATACAACGAGGATTAAAAATTAGGATACTGCGAGTAATGACCTTAATTTTGTTAGATGTCATTGCTTTGACTTCGGCATGGACATTAGCAGCATATTACGGAACAAGTCTAGAATCTCTGTGGGCAGAACAAATATCTTTACTCATGTTCATGTTATTAACTGCAATCAGTGTCATAGCAGTTAAAGGACTTTATAAACCTGGAAAAGAGCGCCGTAATTATTTTGGTTTAATTCAAGCAGTATCATTAGCAGATATTTTACTATTATTTATAGCCTTTCTTTACGAACCAGATAGTTATGTTTCACGCTCTACTTTTTTAATATTTTGGTTTTGTTCTGTGGTGTTTGTTTGTTGCGATCGCTTCATGTTTGATGTTGCTACAAAACAACTTCGTTGTCAGGGAGCAATTCGTCATTCAGTTTTTCTCATTACTGACAGCCAAGACCAAAAAAATCATATTAAGTTAATTGAAAAAGAAAATTGCTATACAGTGCAGGGAATTGCTGATCCTAGCTGTCTAGATTTAGTTAACCGAGAAGCAACTTTTGAGTATCTTCGCAAACAGGGTATAACTGAAGCCTTTGTTTCTTGGAATGCCATCAAAAATCGTTTATATGTTTGTTGGCACTTCCAGACTGCTGGCATTATTTTAAGAATCCTACCAATGGAAACTGATGTTTGCTGTCCTAAATCAGTATTTTGGATGCTGGGTGAAGTACCTTGTATGACCATTCCAGCACCAATTATCGCTGGTAGTGATTTTTGGCTCAAAAGGTGTTTTGACCTTATTTGTTCAATCTCACTGTTATTATTGTTATCTCCTGTCTACCTGGCAATAGCCATACTAATTAAATTAGACTCCCCAGGGCCAGTGTTCTTCCGCCAAAATCGAGTGGGATTGCACGGAAAGAACTTTAAAATTTGGAAATTCCGGACAATGGTTAATAATGCAGAAAAACTGCAAGCATCTCTTGAAACCAACAATGAAATCAAAGACGGTGTTCTCTTTAAGATCAAAAATGATCCTCGGATTACACAGATAGGTAAGTTTTTGCGGCTTTACAGTTTAGATGAACTGCCGCAATTATTAAATGTTTTAGTTGGGGAAATGAGCTTGGTTGGCCCTCGTCCTCTTCCTAGTAGGGATGTCGAAAGGTTTAAAACAAAGCACTTTATTCGCCAAGAAGTTTTGCCTGGTATCACCGGATTATGGCAAGTTTCTGGTCGATCAGATATTGATAACTTTGAAGATGGGGTGAAATTAGATATCACTTACATTGAGAATTGGTCACTCTGGCTTGATTTGAAAATTTTGCTAGAAACTGTTAGAGTCGTACTGCGAAAAACGGGTGCTTATTAA
- a CDS encoding glycosyltransferase family A protein — translation MHLIGVVVIGRNEGKRLHQCLLSAIGKGITVVYVDSGSTDTSVALARFLGVHVVELDLSIPFTAGRARNAGFEYLLQVKPEVEYVQFVDGDCWIVEGWLERAASELDTSPEVVVVCGRRREEFAEDSIYNCLLDIEWNTPVGEAKACGGDSMIRVEAFKNVGGFNSSLIAGEEPELCVRLRQAGGKILRVDADMTWHDGQMTRFGQWWKRSVRSGYGYAEGAWLHGRSPERHWLKESLRIWVWSLVLPLLAIATFFPTHGLSILLLLVAYLFSGYRAYKYTRCRGFAPKDAIAYGLFCILGKYPQLVGQSQFYLLKLLKRQSKIVEYKGAF, via the coding sequence TTGCACTTAATTGGAGTTGTTGTCATTGGACGTAACGAAGGAAAACGTCTTCACCAATGCTTGCTATCAGCGATTGGAAAAGGAATAACTGTTGTCTATGTTGATTCTGGATCAACAGATACAAGTGTAGCGTTGGCTCGTTTTCTTGGCGTTCATGTTGTGGAACTCGATTTATCTATTCCCTTTACCGCAGGTCGTGCTAGAAATGCTGGATTTGAGTATCTATTGCAAGTCAAGCCAGAAGTTGAATATGTGCAGTTTGTAGATGGAGACTGTTGGATTGTCGAGGGATGGTTAGAAAGAGCAGCATCTGAATTAGATACTTCTCCTGAAGTTGTGGTAGTCTGTGGTCGTCGTCGGGAGGAATTTGCAGAAGACTCTATCTACAACTGCCTGTTAGATATTGAATGGAATACTCCTGTAGGTGAGGCTAAAGCCTGCGGAGGTGATTCCATGATCAGGGTAGAAGCTTTTAAAAATGTAGGAGGTTTCAACTCATCATTGATTGCAGGCGAGGAACCAGAACTGTGTGTGCGCCTACGCCAAGCTGGTGGCAAGATTCTACGTGTTGATGCAGACATGACATGGCATGATGGGCAAATGACTCGTTTTGGTCAGTGGTGGAAACGCTCAGTTCGCAGTGGTTATGGTTATGCAGAAGGTGCTTGGCTACACGGTCGAAGTCCCGAACGACATTGGCTAAAAGAAAGTTTGCGAATTTGGGTATGGAGTTTGGTTTTGCCTTTGTTGGCGATCGCTACTTTCTTCCCAACTCATGGATTAAGCATACTGTTGCTACTAGTAGCTTATCTTTTTTCTGGCTACCGAGCCTACAAGTATACAAGGTGTAGAGGTTTTGCTCCAAAAGATGCGATCGCCTACGGCTTATTTTGTATTTTAGGTAAGTACCCTCAATTAGTTGGTCAGAGCCAATTTTACTTACTCAAGCTATTAAAACGACAGTCAAAAATTGTGGAATACAAAGGAGCATTTTAA
- a CDS encoding WecB/TagA/CpsF family glycosyltransferase, with product MKINICGVEIDQLCFNEVVEKIIEHVLVGKEPKYVVTPNAQHVVLLQNNSRFREYYRQAFLVVPDGVSLLWAAKFLKSSLKGRVNGTDLFEKLCAIAAQKQLKIFLLGGRPGASIKAKEVLEKKYPNLQIVGTYCPPYGFESKPKELAVINSKIREAKPDILFVGLGSPKQEYWIYNNYKTLNIPISIGIGVSFELVSSMVKRAPLWMQKSGLEWFFRLLVEPRRLWKRYILGNPLFVWLVLKQRIGVSKFE from the coding sequence ATGAAGATCAATATTTGTGGCGTAGAAATTGACCAACTTTGTTTTAATGAAGTTGTTGAAAAGATAATCGAACATGTACTAGTAGGCAAAGAACCAAAATATGTTGTCACCCCTAACGCACAACATGTTGTACTACTACAAAATAATTCTCGTTTTCGTGAATACTATCGTCAAGCTTTTTTGGTAGTACCAGATGGGGTTTCCCTCTTATGGGCAGCGAAATTTTTAAAATCATCACTCAAGGGTCGAGTGAATGGCACAGATTTATTTGAGAAATTATGTGCGATCGCAGCTCAAAAACAGTTAAAAATCTTCTTATTAGGAGGACGTCCTGGTGCATCTATCAAAGCAAAAGAAGTTCTAGAAAAAAAATATCCAAATTTACAAATAGTCGGTACATATTGTCCACCCTATGGATTTGAATCAAAACCAAAAGAACTAGCAGTTATTAACTCTAAAATTAGAGAAGCAAAACCAGATATTCTTTTTGTTGGTTTAGGTTCTCCTAAGCAGGAATATTGGATTTATAACAATTACAAGACTTTAAATATACCAATTTCAATTGGTATTGGAGTTAGTTTTGAACTAGTCAGTAGTATGGTGAAACGAGCGCCGTTATGGATGCAAAAATCTGGCTTAGAATGGTTCTTCCGCTTACTCGTCGAACCTAGACGCTTATGGAAACGCTATATCCTGGGTAATCCTTTGTTTGTTTGGTTAGTACTAAAACAACGCATAGGAGTTTCAAAATTTGAATAA
- a CDS encoding class I SAM-dependent methyltransferase, producing MTTNKNRLEQFSNEKLVFRERSHCISCGSSNLHPLWQGKFTDEPTRSFLNRCHYSKDVVSLLAEETFSLVRCETCGMIFHQRILTPQGLNKLYDEWINDAQIEHMEAHYQTGNKRDTLFERGRQCIKHLLRVKKLVEPHTTEQFRILDYGCGDGYFLCLARFFGFDVYGIDFSRKRSERAAKMGISVFNNLEALESAQVDKVHAVALFQVLEHLEDPLATLRKIATTIADKGILIVEVPDCRGISQPQNFAQFHAVHPLEHINAFTPVTLKKMCEQAGFIATQRIPAHVTTSFLHILRTEISRFIQPNRTALYFQLPD from the coding sequence ATGACCACAAACAAGAACCGTTTAGAACAATTCTCTAACGAAAAGCTTGTATTTAGGGAGCGATCGCATTGTATCAGCTGTGGTTCCTCTAATCTTCATCCCTTGTGGCAAGGAAAATTTACTGATGAACCTACTCGTTCTTTTCTTAACAGATGTCACTACAGTAAAGATGTAGTGTCGTTGCTGGCAGAGGAAACCTTTTCTTTAGTGCGTTGTGAAACCTGTGGCATGATTTTCCATCAACGGATTCTCACACCACAAGGATTAAACAAGCTGTATGACGAGTGGATTAATGATGCCCAAATTGAACATATGGAAGCACACTATCAAACAGGTAACAAGCGAGATACTCTGTTTGAACGTGGACGGCAATGTATCAAGCATCTGTTGCGTGTCAAGAAACTGGTAGAACCACACACCACTGAACAATTTCGCATTCTAGATTATGGTTGTGGTGATGGATACTTCCTTTGTTTAGCAAGGTTTTTTGGTTTTGATGTCTATGGAATAGATTTCAGTAGAAAGCGTAGCGAACGAGCAGCAAAAATGGGTATCTCTGTTTTCAACAATTTGGAAGCTCTAGAATCTGCTCAGGTCGACAAAGTACATGCTGTGGCACTGTTTCAAGTATTAGAACATCTCGAAGACCCACTGGCAACCTTACGCAAAATAGCAACCACAATTGCTGACAAAGGAATTTTAATCGTTGAAGTTCCTGACTGTCGAGGAATTAGTCAACCTCAAAATTTTGCACAATTTCATGCTGTTCACCCACTTGAACATATCAATGCTTTTACCCCTGTGACATTAAAAAAAATGTGTGAACAAGCTGGATTTATTGCTACGCAACGTATCCCCGCTCATGTCACAACTAGTTTCTTACATATCCTCCGCACAGAAATTAGTCGCTTTATACAGCCCAATCGAACAGCCCTCTATTTTCAACTTCCAGATTGA
- a CDS encoding O-antigen ligase family protein → MNHQKIIEKYLKVAEKGLFILGLSFFSGIFSPESMGTVLPEIFVTFIRFSLWGIFTFLVFLVWQDAIAIINRNKILFILSVLAYFSFIWSEFPDYTLLNARDIWMMTTFSLYFAIRFSFKEQIKIITYTLLIGMFLSFIFVYAFPGIGRHWVDHPGAWKGVYGHKNYLGSLMVLSSLAFLSLSKDSLMIYRWGGFALSLIFILLSTSRTSLVLSFLLLLIISFYKNFRWRGKVSVIFLDITILFVGCISLLIFTYWVELITGLGRDPTITGRTIIWEIALNRLMERPFLGYGRGAFWAPKSNYAFEVTQAIGTGWVPPHAHNGFIDTALDVGLVGLLLFFICYFMTFAKALKFGYASNKPEEIWPLAYLIFLIINNITESCLLYQPNIYWVLFITIAFTLSKKTQYDILVFHPPQSALLKQPQKKRTFGSFQNI, encoded by the coding sequence ATGAATCATCAAAAAATTATCGAAAAATATCTAAAAGTTGCTGAGAAAGGGTTGTTTATTTTAGGCTTAAGTTTTTTCTCAGGAATATTTAGCCCTGAATCAATGGGTACAGTTCTACCTGAAATCTTTGTCACATTTATCAGATTCTCACTTTGGGGAATATTTACCTTTCTTGTTTTTCTGGTTTGGCAAGATGCGATCGCGATCATTAATCGTAACAAAATACTTTTTATATTATCGGTATTAGCTTATTTTTCATTTATCTGGTCAGAGTTTCCAGACTATACCTTACTTAATGCTAGAGATATCTGGATGATGACCACTTTTAGTTTATATTTTGCTATCAGATTTAGCTTTAAAGAGCAAATTAAAATTATTACCTATACTCTATTAATAGGTATGTTTCTGAGCTTCATTTTTGTATACGCATTTCCTGGTATTGGTAGGCATTGGGTAGATCACCCAGGAGCTTGGAAAGGTGTATATGGACATAAAAATTATCTTGGTAGCTTGATGGTTTTAAGTTCATTAGCTTTTTTATCTTTATCAAAAGATAGCTTAATGATATACAGATGGGGTGGTTTTGCTTTATCATTAATTTTTATATTATTGTCAACTTCTAGAACTTCTTTAGTTCTCTCTTTCCTACTCTTATTAATCATTAGTTTCTATAAAAATTTTCGTTGGCGAGGAAAAGTCAGTGTTATTTTCCTCGATATTACAATTCTATTTGTAGGATGCATTTCTTTACTCATTTTTACTTATTGGGTAGAACTAATTACAGGTTTAGGCAGAGATCCAACTATCACAGGCAGGACAATTATTTGGGAAATAGCATTAAATCGATTAATGGAAAGACCATTCTTAGGCTATGGACGTGGTGCATTTTGGGCTCCTAAAAGTAATTACGCATTTGAAGTAACTCAAGCAATTGGTACTGGCTGGGTTCCACCTCATGCTCATAATGGCTTTATTGATACCGCACTTGATGTCGGGTTAGTTGGTTTGTTGTTATTTTTTATTTGTTATTTCATGACTTTTGCTAAAGCTTTAAAATTCGGATATGCTAGTAATAAACCTGAAGAGATTTGGCCTTTAGCATATCTAATATTTTTGATTATCAATAATATTACAGAAAGTTGTTTATTGTATCAACCTAATATTTATTGGGTTTTGTTTATTACGATCGCTTTTACTCTTAGTAAAAAAACTCAGTATGACATATTAGTGTTTCACCCTCCGCAATCGGCTTTATTGAAACAGCCACAAAAGAAACGAACATTTGGCAGCTTCCAAAATATTTGA
- a CDS encoding serine O-acetyltransferase, with protein sequence MSVQVDWIANKQPAEDTSLSLWQQIKEDWIAHGRDWTLPGFRSVAVHRFGVWRKKIKPKLLQIPFSILYLMLYRRIRNHYGIELLYTVKLGRRVVIHHQGTIIINAYASIDDDCQICQGVTLGSRYPDRPYDAPRLGKGVEVGAGAKILGNVTIGDYARIGANAVVLCDVPAGATAVGIPAKIIK encoded by the coding sequence ATGAGTGTTCAAGTAGACTGGATAGCCAATAAACAACCAGCAGAAGACACGAGTTTAAGTCTCTGGCAACAAATCAAAGAAGACTGGATAGCCCACGGGCGTGATTGGACTCTACCTGGGTTCCGCAGTGTTGCTGTTCACCGCTTTGGAGTTTGGCGTAAGAAAATCAAACCCAAACTCTTACAAATACCTTTTAGCATTCTCTATCTAATGCTATATCGCAGAATTCGCAATCACTACGGAATTGAACTACTTTACACAGTAAAGCTTGGTCGTCGTGTTGTTATTCACCATCAAGGAACAATCATCATCAACGCCTACGCCTCTATTGATGATGACTGCCAAATTTGTCAAGGAGTTACTCTAGGAAGTCGTTACCCAGATCGTCCCTATGATGCGCCTAGATTGGGTAAAGGAGTTGAAGTTGGCGCTGGTGCGAAAATATTAGGCAATGTTACCATTGGTGACTATGCCAGAATTGGTGCTAATGCCGTGGTTTTATGCGATGTCCCAGCAGGAGCAACGGCAGTTGGTATTCCGGCAAAGATTATTAAGTAG
- a CDS encoding Gfo/Idh/MocA family oxidoreductase — MLVKTLTKAANFVSKPREAKLKSNSMSVDGQYRKSIAIVGCGYVADYYLKTLSLHPQLQIVGVMDRISERAYKLAAYYAIPRVYSSLTELLDDEEVDIVLNLTNPSSHYCVSQACLAAGKHVYSEKPLAMQMWQAEELVKLAQQQGLYLSSAPCSLLSETAQTIWKALRENQIGTVRLVYAEMDDGLVHLMPYKKWVSESGTPWPYKDEFEVGCTLEHAGYYVTWLTAFFGPAQLVSAFSSCLIPDKQTDIPLDVKAPDFSVACIQFASGVVARLTCSIVAPHDHSLRIIGDTGILGIHDSWYYGAPVYIRRSINIRRKRLEGVWKQNYPLVKPAPYLGHKGAQRMDFCRGVADMAAAMVEKRPCRLSPEFCLHNNEIVLAIQNSLDTGSPYKLTTTFESIEPMPWAK; from the coding sequence ATGTTGGTTAAGACTTTGACCAAAGCTGCTAATTTTGTCAGCAAACCGAGGGAAGCCAAGCTCAAATCCAACTCTATGAGTGTTGATGGGCAATATAGAAAATCCATTGCGATTGTTGGCTGTGGCTATGTAGCAGATTACTACCTGAAAACACTTTCACTGCATCCACAATTACAGATAGTAGGGGTAATGGATCGAATCAGCGAGCGTGCATACAAGTTGGCTGCATATTATGCTATTCCTCGTGTATACAGTTCCCTCACAGAACTTCTGGATGATGAAGAAGTTGATATTGTCTTAAATTTAACTAATCCTAGCAGTCACTACTGTGTTTCTCAAGCTTGTTTAGCAGCTGGTAAACATGTTTATTCAGAGAAACCTCTAGCAATGCAGATGTGGCAAGCTGAGGAATTAGTCAAATTAGCCCAACAGCAGGGTTTATATCTTTCCTCAGCACCATGCAGTTTGTTAAGTGAAACAGCTCAGACAATTTGGAAAGCACTGCGAGAAAATCAGATTGGTACAGTTCGACTTGTCTATGCTGAAATGGACGACGGACTAGTCCACCTTATGCCTTACAAAAAATGGGTGAGTGAATCTGGTACTCCTTGGCCTTATAAAGATGAGTTTGAAGTTGGCTGTACTTTAGAACATGCTGGCTACTATGTGACATGGCTGACTGCATTCTTTGGGCCTGCACAATTAGTTAGTGCTTTTTCATCCTGTCTGATTCCAGATAAACAAACTGATATACCATTAGATGTGAAAGCTCCAGACTTTTCTGTAGCTTGCATTCAGTTCGCCTCTGGTGTAGTTGCCAGACTAACTTGCAGTATTGTTGCACCCCATGACCACTCTTTAAGAATTATTGGTGATACAGGTATACTCGGCATTCATGATTCTTGGTATTATGGAGCGCCAGTATATATCCGACGCAGTATTAATATTCGCCGCAAGAGACTAGAAGGCGTTTGGAAGCAAAATTATCCCTTAGTCAAGCCTGCTCCCTACCTTGGGCATAAAGGCGCTCAGCGTATGGATTTTTGTCGAGGTGTGGCAGATATGGCAGCTGCAATGGTTGAAAAGCGACCTTGCCGATTATCGCCTGAGTTTTGTTTGCACAACAATGAAATTGTACTAGCAATTCAAAATTCCCTAGATACAGGCTCTCCTTATAAATTAACTACTACATTTGAGTCTATTGAACCAATGCCTTGGGCAAAATAA
- a CDS encoding glycosyltransferase family 2 protein yields MSISQLLAVSSSVVLLISTSILLIICLFFLVECTAALLPIASWHRTHQWQDTQVTVLVPAHNEEVVIRSTLEKLMPALKAQDRLIVIADNCSDATAEIARSLGATVIERHDSICKGKGYALDYGLRFIEFEPPDVVVIIDADCTVYPGAIAQLSECAIATNRPVQATYLMLRQKNSHSSKDLVSQFSIIIKNLVRPLGSTRLGMPCLLYGTGMAFPWSVICSVNLASGHIVEDLKLGLDLTIAGHKPLFCLEAKVTGYLPQQLQAAKTQKTRWEHGHLQIMQTYVPLLLKEAISQKRLDLLVSALDLCIPPLSLLVMIWSVLMNFSLLYGVLAGTWIPVIIIIFSGLCFLISIFIAWSKFAYQDLPLHELLTIPFYIFWKLPVYFNFLVQPQRLWIRTERDKIS; encoded by the coding sequence ATGTCAATTAGTCAGCTTTTGGCTGTGTCTAGTAGTGTTGTTCTGTTAATCAGCACTTCAATTTTATTGATTATCTGCCTATTTTTTCTAGTTGAATGTACTGCTGCTTTGTTACCAATCGCTTCTTGGCATCGCACCCATCAATGGCAAGATACTCAAGTTACTGTGTTAGTGCCAGCACATAATGAAGAAGTTGTGATTCGTTCGACGCTGGAAAAACTCATGCCTGCGTTAAAAGCACAAGACCGTTTGATTGTGATTGCCGACAATTGTAGTGATGCGACAGCTGAGATTGCGCGTAGTCTAGGTGCTACAGTGATTGAACGCCATGACTCCATCTGTAAAGGTAAAGGATACGCTCTAGACTACGGCTTACGGTTTATAGAGTTTGAACCACCAGACGTAGTTGTGATTATCGATGCCGATTGTACAGTGTATCCGGGTGCGATCGCTCAACTGAGTGAATGTGCGATCGCCACAAACCGACCAGTGCAAGCTACTTATTTAATGCTGAGACAGAAAAACTCTCACTCATCAAAAGACCTTGTTTCTCAATTTTCGATCATCATCAAAAACTTAGTTCGTCCTTTAGGTTCAACTCGCTTAGGAATGCCTTGCTTGTTGTATGGTACAGGCATGGCTTTCCCCTGGTCAGTCATTTGCTCAGTCAATCTCGCAAGCGGTCACATTGTCGAAGACTTAAAACTAGGCTTGGATTTGACGATTGCAGGACACAAACCACTATTTTGTCTAGAAGCAAAAGTTACTGGCTATTTACCACAGCAGTTACAAGCTGCCAAGACCCAAAAGACTCGCTGGGAACACGGTCATTTGCAAATTATGCAGACTTACGTTCCCCTGTTGCTGAAAGAAGCAATCTCTCAAAAAAGGCTGGATTTGTTGGTCAGCGCTCTAGATTTATGCATACCACCTCTATCTTTGTTAGTAATGATTTGGTCAGTATTGATGAACTTTTCTCTACTTTATGGAGTACTAGCAGGAACATGGATACCAGTAATCATAATTATCTTCTCTGGATTGTGTTTCTTGATATCAATCTTTATAGCTTGGAGTAAGTTCGCCTATCAAGACTTACCTTTACACGAGCTTTTAACAATTCCTTTCTATATTTTTTGGAAGCTTCCTGTGTATTTTAATTTTCTAGTTCAGCCTCAACGCCTATGGATTCGTACCGAAAGAGACAAAATATCATAA
- a CDS encoding CpsD/CapB family tyrosine-protein kinase has product MLQANLKFISHRKVRKIVVTSSVTAEGKSEVSANLAAVIAQSGKRVLLVDADMRKPTQHHLWGLINSVGLSHLLVGQGIFSQAVQKVTEFLAVLTAGVVPPNPLALIDSEGMTSLVDIFSENYDYVIFDTPPLAGIADAAVLGKMADGILLVTRPGVLDAPSAAAAKFLLERSEANVLGIVANAVNAKQEPSSYFYYSNLRDRNSTADLERVPQKLK; this is encoded by the coding sequence ATGCTTCAGGCAAACCTGAAATTTATTAGCCATCGGAAAGTTCGCAAAATTGTAGTTACAAGTTCTGTAACTGCCGAAGGGAAATCAGAAGTTTCTGCCAATTTAGCTGCGGTTATCGCTCAATCAGGTAAGCGAGTTCTACTAGTTGATGCAGATATGCGTAAACCAACGCAACATCATCTATGGGGTTTAATCAACTCAGTGGGTTTAAGCCATCTCCTTGTTGGTCAAGGAATCTTTTCCCAGGCTGTGCAAAAAGTTACAGAGTTTTTAGCTGTGCTGACTGCTGGAGTTGTACCCCCTAATCCCCTGGCTCTAATTGACTCTGAAGGCATGACCTCTTTAGTAGATATTTTTTCCGAAAACTATGATTACGTTATATTTGATACTCCTCCGCTTGCAGGGATTGCGGATGCCGCAGTTTTAGGAAAAATGGCAGATGGGATTTTGCTGGTAACTCGCCCTGGTGTTTTAGATGCACCTAGTGCTGCTGCTGCTAAGTTTCTGCTAGAACGTTCTGAGGCAAATGTTTTGGGAATAGTTGCTAATGCTGTTAACGCCAAGCAGGAACCTAGCAGTTACTTTTATTATTCCAACCTTCGGGATAGAAATAGTACCGCAGATTTAGAGAGAGTACCGCAAAAACTGAAATAG
- a CDS encoding NAD(P)-dependent oxidoreductase, with the protein MKLLITGASGFLGQYTVAEALRRGLQVRAVVRQTSNKNLPWCNHPGLELVRIDLQEQKLDHLVNALQGVDVVLHIAGATKGDFATQYASNVVVTEKLLKAMVVSGVLRLVAVSSFSVFDYLRIKSGATITEDSPIECEPLVRDVYAQTKLMQEQIVRDFEAKHGAKVTILRPGMIYGRGHLWNALVGAKVSDRFWIRIGANAEMPLVYVENCAEAIVTAAQCDEAIGQTLNIVDDDLPTQSIYAEKLVKFMSYAPSTITINWTVMRALAHSIWLCNQLLLVGKMQLPHILIPARLHARFKPLHYSNTRAQQVLHWKPKYSFVSALERSCSDADLLHV; encoded by the coding sequence ATGAAACTACTGATAACAGGGGCATCTGGTTTCCTTGGGCAGTATACTGTTGCTGAGGCACTGCGACGTGGGTTGCAGGTGCGCGCTGTCGTAAGACAAACAAGTAATAAAAATCTGCCCTGGTGCAATCATCCAGGATTGGAATTAGTGCGTATAGATTTACAGGAACAAAAGTTAGATCACCTAGTTAATGCATTGCAGGGTGTAGATGTGGTATTACACATAGCGGGAGCTACAAAGGGCGACTTTGCTACTCAGTATGCCAGTAATGTGGTGGTGACAGAGAAATTACTGAAGGCAATGGTTGTATCAGGGGTGTTGCGACTAGTAGCTGTTAGTTCCTTTTCAGTATTTGATTACCTGCGAATAAAGTCTGGTGCAACCATCACTGAAGATTCGCCGATTGAGTGCGAACCTCTAGTACGGGATGTCTACGCCCAAACGAAGCTGATGCAAGAACAGATTGTGCGTGACTTTGAGGCTAAACATGGCGCAAAGGTGACAATTCTCCGCCCTGGGATGATTTACGGGCGAGGACATTTGTGGAATGCCCTTGTTGGTGCTAAAGTCAGCGATCGCTTTTGGATTCGCATCGGTGCTAACGCCGAAATGCCTCTGGTTTATGTAGAAAACTGTGCAGAAGCGATTGTTACAGCTGCCCAATGTGATGAAGCGATTGGTCAAACTCTGAATATTGTTGATGACGATTTGCCAACACAGAGTATATATGCAGAAAAGTTAGTAAAATTTATGTCATATGCACCTAGTACTATTACCATTAACTGGACGGTAATGCGTGCGCTGGCTCATTCAATTTGGCTGTGTAATCAATTACTTTTAGTCGGTAAGATGCAGCTACCTCACATTCTTATACCAGCAAGATTACACGCCCGCTTCAAGCCTTTACACTATAGCAACACTCGCGCCCAGCAAGTATTGCACTGGAAACCAAAGTATTCATTTGTTAGTGCTTTAGAACGTAGTTGTAGCGATGCCGATCTGTTGCATGTCTAA